One window from the genome of Brachionichthys hirsutus isolate HB-005 chromosome 19, CSIRO-AGI_Bhir_v1, whole genome shotgun sequence encodes:
- the LOC137908723 gene encoding F-BAR domain only protein 2-like has product MITPYFLESFWGEKNNGFDVLYHNMKHGQISSKELTDFIRERSTIEESYARSMTKLAKTAGNFSQLGTFAPVWDVFKSSTEKLAMCHMELVKKLQDLIKEVQKYVEEQAKAHKKTKEEVASTLEAVQNIQTTSQALQKSKESYNTKTVEQERLRKEGATQRDVDKAGVKAKKATETYKSYVEKYAAAKSEFELKMAETTQKFQDIEENHIFHMKEIIQSYSRSVDETHVQIGEEVKFRPGEERVLSTGSTAPPPWGALGGSAGTSLMLSGGFLTLVGAVYTAAGCKYYLANDAFEWTGLLGAVLLSVGVVFMLVGIFKLGVFSCSPGRPGDEESAGRWFTLSAVMQPGVPRFPPAYGVVNQEVSRPGRPANAAVPPIGATMAAAGEGRSCFSQETRRAEKMEDQRGRDEDSSSTCSGPPAYEDIYPSFSRKHNPT; this is encoded by the exons GAGCACCATCGAGGAGTCCTACGCCAGGTCCATGACCAAACTTGCCAAGACGGCTGGCAACTTCTCTCAGCTTGG GACTTTCGCGCCGGTGTGGGACGTGTTCAAGAGCTCAACGGAGAAGCTGGCCATGTGTCACATGGAGCTGgtgaagaagctgcaggacCTCATCAAGGAGGTGCAGAAGTACGTGGAGGAGCAGGCCAAGGCACACAAAAAG ACAAAAGAGGAGGTGGCATCCACCCTGGAGGCCGTGCAGAACATCCAGACCACCTCTCAAGCTCTGCAGAAGTCCAAGGAGAGCTACAACACCAAAACCGTGGAGCAGGAGCGCCTCCGCAAAGAGGGGGCCACCCAGAGGGACGTGGACAAG GCTGGAGTGAAAGCTAAAAAGGCCACAGAGACCTACAAGTCATACGTGGAGAAATACGCAGCGGCCAAGTCCGAGTTTGAGCTGAAGATGGCAGAAACCACGCAG AAATTCCAAGACATCGaggaaaatcacatttttcacaTGAAGGAGATCATTCAGTCGTACTCGCGGTCTGTCGACGAGACGCACGTTCAGATAGGAGAG GAAGTAAAATTCAGACCCGGTGAGGAGCGAGTCCTGTCCACCGGCTCCACGGCTCCACCGCCCTGGG GGGCCCTCGGCGGGTCGGCCGGAACCTCCCTCATGTTGTCCGGGGGGTTCCTAACTTTGGTGGGGGCGGTTTACACCGCAGCAGGCTGCAAGTACTACCTGGCCAACGACGCCTTCGAGTGGACCGGGCTCCTGGGCGCCGTCCTGCTGTCCGTCGGGGTCGTTTTCATGCTCGTCGGCATTTTCAAGCTCGGGGTCTTTTCCTGCTCGCCCGGCAGACCGGGGGACGAGGAGTCGGCGGGTCGTTGGTTCACGCTGAGCGCCGTGATGCAGCCAGGTGTGCCGCGCTTCCCGCCTGCGTACGGAGTCGTCAACCAGGAAGTGTCCCGGCCCGGCAGGCCGGCGAATGCAGCCGTCCCTCCCATCGGTGCCACGATGGCGGCGGCTGGAGAAGGCAGGTCGTGCTTCAGCCAGGAAACACGCAG GGCTGAGAAGATGGAGGACCAACGAGGACGCGACGAGGACAGCAGCTCCACCTGCTCCGGTCCACCCGCTTACGAGGACATCTACCCCTCCTTCAGCCGGAAGCACAACCCGACTTAA